A single genomic interval of Megalobrama amblycephala isolate DHTTF-2021 linkage group LG15, ASM1881202v1, whole genome shotgun sequence harbors:
- the jph3b gene encoding junctophilin-3: MSTGGRFNFDDGGSYCGGWEEGKAHGHGICTGPKGQGEYAGSWSHGFEVVGIYTWPSGNTYQGTWAQGKRHGIGVENKGKWVYKGEWTHGFKGRYGVRESTGNSGKYEGTWNNGLQDGYGTETYSDGGTYQGQWVGGMRHGYGVRQSVPYGMAAVIRSPLRTSINSLRSEHSNGTALLTGDRAPVAGVGGGGVLAAGSPAVSRGGFVLTAHSEAELLKNKKKGLFRRSLLSGLKLRKSESKSSLASQRSKQSSFRSEAGMSTVSSAASDINSTISLGEGEGELPVGEDDVDATTTESYAGEWKNDKRTGCGVSRRSDGLHYQGEWLGNKRHGYGCTTFPDGTKEEGKYKQNMLVSGKRKNLIPLRASKIREKVDRAVEAADKAADIAKQKAEIALSRTAHARGKADAATTAAQKAQEECRLARITAKEFSPSFQHRGNRVECQRPKQQNSSENDVEVISSGTADSTELYMKGSTPPDLTPDVSPTTSRPSTPPRSPTTKSSHRTKNARFLRQTAVDEERGGTQEIQVLMEGRGGGGSGGGGEYLRANSWSEDKRASRGGSSRGGSHGSSRSTTPSVQDEVRVGATRANGHKHAPNHKPRDHSSSNHKTPRERRPDGPSASWTSQRVHGDSLAHSRLLEQDEEKLSNYEMEMRPLQPMDSHNSQKPYGHGEEWHGHSESRAHTLQRRGKNRERDVRDASGPRDAREGPAPDSVQKLDSLRGGEKLEARPLRRDLTLSPPQKSPPIALEHDDENQSQLKVNSGSNSILVVMVILLNIGVAILFVHFFI; the protein is encoded by the exons ATGTCCACTGGGGGCAGGTTCAACTTTGATGATGGGGGATCATACTGTGGAGGGTGGGAAGAGGGAAAGGCCCATGGCCATGGCATTTGCACAGGACCTAAGGGCCAAGGCGAGTATGCAGGCTCCTGGAGCCACGGCTTTGAGGTGGTGGGCATCTATACATGGCCCAGTGGGAACACCTATCAGGGGACATGGGCGCAAGGTAAGCGCCATGGCATTGGTGTTGAAAACAAGGGCAAGTGGGTTTATAAAGGTGAATGGACACATGGATTTAAGGGACGCTACGGTGTGCGGGAAAGCACAGGAAACAGCGGCAAGTACGAGGGTACGTGGAACAACGGCCTACAGGATGGATATGGAACAGAGACGTACTCTGATGGAG GTACATACCAGGGCCAATGGGTGGGAGGCATGCGGCATGGATATGGCGTACGGCAGAGTGTTCCGTACGGCATGGCGGCCGTCATCCGTTCACCTCTGCGTACCTCCATAAACTCTCTACGCTCTGAGCACAGCAATGGCACAGCTCTGCTGACTGGCGATCGGGCGCCTGTGGCTGGCGTGGGGGGCGGCGGCGTCCTGGCAGCGGGCAGCCCGGCCGTGTCCCGTGGAGGCTTCGTTCTGACGGCCCACAGTGAGGCAGAGCTGTTGAAGAACAAAAAGAAGGGCCTGTTCCGTCGCTCGCTCCTGAGTGGCCTCAAGCTGCGAAAATCCGAGTCCAAGAGCTCATTAGCCAGCCAGCGAAGCAAGCAGAGTTCTTTCCGCAGTGAGGCTGGAATGAGTACGGTGAGCTCCGCTGCATCTGACATCAACTCAACCATCAGCCTTGGGGAAGGGGAGGGCGAGCTGCCAGTGGGCGAGGACGACGTAGACGCCACTACCACCGAGAGTTATGCTGGCGAATGGAAAAACGACAAGAGGACCGGCTGTGGGGTGAGCCGGCGTTCGGATGGACTGCACTACCAGGGCGAATGGTTGGGCAACAAGAGGCATGGCTACGGATGCACCACCTTTCCAGATGGCACCAAAGAGGAGGGCAAATACAAACAGAACATGCTTGTCAGTGGCAAACGCAAAAACCTCATCCCGCTACGTGCCAGCAAGATCCGCGAGAAAGTGGACAGAGCAGTCGAAGCGGCAGACAAGGCCGCTGACATTGCGAAGCAGAAGGCAGAGATTGCGCTCTCAAG GACAGCTCACGCGAGAGGGAAAGCCGATGCCGCGACAACGGCAGCGCAGAAAGCCCAGGAAGAGTGCAGGCTGGCCCGGATCACCGCCAAAGAgttttctccttctttccagCACAGAGGAAACA GAGTGGAGTGCCAGCGACCCAAACAGCAGAACTCGAGCGAGAACGATGTGGAAGTGATCTCCAGTGGGACTGCGGACAGTACTGAGCTCTATATGAAGGGCTCCACACCCCCGGACCTAACCCCAGACGTGAGCCCTACTACCAGCCGGCCCTCCACACCTCCCCGAAGCCCGACCACCAAATCTTCCCACCGCACCAAAAATGCCCGCTTCCTGCGACAGACTGCAGTGGATGAGGAGCGTGGGGGAACGCAAGAGATCCAGGTGCTGATGGAGGGGAGAGGCGGTGGTGGTTCGGGTGGAGGTGGAGAGTACCTGAGGGCTAACAGCTGGAGTGAGGACAAGCGTGCCTCTCGTGGGGGCAGTAGTAGAGGCGGTAGTCATGGCAGCAGCCGCTCTACAACCCCTTCAGTACAGGACGAGGTGCGGGTTGGGGCGACACGGGCCAATGGCCACAAGCATGCCCCCAATCATAAGCCTCGAGACCACAGCTCCTCCAATCACAAAACGCCACGAGAAAGGAGGCCAGACGGACCCTCAGCATCCTGGACATCTCAGCGGGTACACGGGGACAGTTTGGCTCACTCCCGTCTCCTAGAGCAGGACGAGGAAAAACTGAGCAATTACGAAATGGAGATGAGGCCGTTACAGCCAATGGACTCCCATAACTCCCAGAAGCCCTATGGGCATGGGGAGGAGTGGCATGGTCACTCAGAGTCCCGTGCACATACACTACAGCGACGGGGTAAAAATCGCGAGCGGGACGTCCGGGATGCCTCAGGGCCTAGGGATGCCAGGGAGGGGCCGGCTCCAGACTCGGTGCAAAAGTTGGACAGTCTACGAGGGGGAGAAAAGTTAGAGGCTCGGCCCCTCCGTAGGGACCTCACACTCTCACCCCCACAGAAATCCCCACCTATTGCACTAGAGCACGATGACGAGAATCAGTCTCAGCTCAAAGTGAACTCG